The segment TAAATACTCCCGAGTGCTCACGGCAAGTAAGGCGGCCTGCTACCATGTCAGGTCGTGTTGGCCGCGAGGAAGTTCAGAGGGCACTGCACTTGTTTGATTACGAGCCCTCCAATGTCATAACCTATTAGACATCATGATGGACACTAGGAGTGAGATGCAAGTCAGCTGTAATTCAAAGCTTGTGCTGTGCGACCAGCCATCTCGGCATGGTAAGCCAGTTGAGGAATGCTGTAGATGCTCACCCCTGATTCCTCTATTTCTTTTCGCATTCGCTCTAGAAGCCTAACAGCCGCCTCTTTAATACTCTCTGGCGTGATCCCTCCATCGAAATCCAAGGTGTTTGCGAATTCTGTTATCTCGGGGGCTCCGTAACGCCTGTACGATGACTTTTTTACCCACTTCACCACCTTTTCTCTGTCCCAGCCTTTGGGGCCCTCTCCAATTCCCCGAACTATGGCGACACTGCCAGAAGGCGTCAGCTCGCAGTTTCATCGGGTACGAGAATCACGGTCAGTCCGCACAAATGGGACCAGCCCAAGGTACACAGCCACTTACTGCAGGCTACTCTCCTTCCTCTTCATGTCGCTCCATCCTGAGCTCGAGCTCATCGCTTCTCAACTGATCGCTGTAATGACGGGCAATAGTGTAATCAATTCGATCTTTGGTAAAGCAAAGTTTTTTGAGCTGCCAGCTACCTAACAGTTGGGAATAGAACCAGATATATAACTGTAGGAGTTCTAGAGGTACTCGTTTCATGACTGACTCACGGGTCAACTGTCGGCCAGTACATCTTTGAATGCGGGATGCGGCGAGGGACCGCACAATGTGGCAAGTGCTCGAGACCAGGATCTGACacatctctttttttcttgccttggctgACATGTTCTTTTCACGGCCTTTATGCTATTCTATGTGAGCTGTTACAGTCAAAGTGTATTGTTTGCATTAGGTACTGCAAGCTTGTTCTTTATACTCGCCAGGAAGTCCTATACTCCGTCCAAAATGACCGAATTTAGCGTTCAGGCGACCTATGGCAGCTACATGCAGGCAGATTTCACATGCATTGGGAAAAAGCAATTCCGGAATTGAATGGTTTGAAACGAAGCTCAGACCTCCCATCGGTACCATGGCTTCTGTTGTACTACCCCGAGTGGAGGACCTCTGGCATTCGAGACTGCCATCTCTCTTTGTCCTTTGTAGCTCCGACACCTCCCTCTGGCCATCACAGCCAACAGATCGATTTGTCATGCGCTTCTCGTTTGTTCTATTTATTATCTGAGGCAAGACGATTTTTTTCCGCAAACGACCATCTAAATATAGCACTTCAGCCTCCTTTTGGAGGCTGAATTTTTATTTGTTGAAGGTAATTTATGATGTCTCATTTATGGACACGTGAAACCTCGGTACAACATGATTTCGATGCCAGAAAGCAACCTCTGATAGTGAAGATTGTTGTTAACGGCAAGATAATGTACATAGTTGATAGGATTTCTTTTAGACTTGAACCGTGTTTTCACTATGACCCAACGCCCGTGTAAAGGCAACAGATGGAGTGGTTCCAAACACATTACCAGAGTCATGAAGATCAATAATAGCAGCTTACAGGATAACTACGCGATATATCTCGTCATACCTAACAGCTTCAACCAATCTCGGCCCGCAAAGTTCAAATCCAACAGCCTCAATCAACCCCAGCTTGTCAATCATAGAAGCCCAGCTATGAGCTCACAGTCCAGCTGGCTGATAGACTGCCTGTTAATTTTAAATGAGGTTACACATATGAGCAGCCCACGGCTATCATGCGGGAAAAGCACCCGTCAGCACCTTCAGCTACTTATCCTTTCTTGCTGTATTGTAAGAGGTTTCATAAATAGTAGAGAGAAGAGGGTAGGTTGAGAGTGGGCCAATCTAGTCCGAGTCAACCACGCTTACGACAGACTTGGTAAGCGCCTCTTAGCCCAGTAGGGAAGGCGGTAATACGGAGATAATATAGGCGGGAATGTAGATTTGCTGAGATTATAGTCCACCCAATAACGTGATCCGTCTCTCGACCCGCTCGTCACCACTTTGTTGACATTTCTTtcatcatccatcaccaACGCCTTCCCTGCTACTACATCATAGACGGTTTCTTGACAATTGGTTACAACTTGATGACTTGCACTCTGAGCGTTGATTCTTTTTGCGCAGCTGGCGGGCGAGCATACTAGGCGACTTGACTCGGGTTGCTAGGCTGAGGAAATCGCGAGCTTCAATACTCAACATTCTAGCATGAAGATTACGCTTCGGAACTCCTGAGACTTCTCTCGAAACTAAGAGGCTCACGTTGAACCATTTTTTAGCCTTGGCTTCAGTGCTGAAGAGGAAATGGCTGCCGAGGGGATTCAAGCGCGTCATGCGCATGCAGGCACCGTTAATAACTCATGCGACCCTGAGCAGGAAATGACGGCAGACTCGCGGATACTGGTATGCCAAGTCACCAAGTCATTGATAATACTTGAGAAGATTTACTAATAATTTCATCAGGAGAGCCTTGGCTACAAACCCGTACGGTGACTGCTTTTGTCCACTTGGGCGAACCATATCTTACTTTTTCTAGGTCTTGCATCGGACATTCAACCTCTTCCACAACTTTGCCACTACTTTTGGTACGCAACCTTCACTGCTCTCAAGTCAACATGGTCGGCTAACAAATGCAGCGGCCCTCTACTTCATCGGTGGTGTCCGCGTCACGTTTTCTACTGGCATtgctgccggcggcaacCTCGCCTACTGGTACAGCCACCAGCCCTCATACAAGAACGTTTCTAACGGGATAAACAGGACAAGCTTCATAGTTACGTGCGTCTTTACCTTCATCACCGCAGCTGTAATTGCGGAAATATGCTCGTCGCTCCCCTTGGCCGGCTCCATCTACCTGTGGGCAGCAGAGGCCGGCGGTCCACGCTTCGGGCGTCTCTTCGGCTTCGTTGTCGCTTGGTGGAGTACCACGGCCTGGACTACTTTCTGTGCAAGTGAGCTTGTCCCAGAGGACATGTCTTGTCGCGAAGATATGGCGCGGTTCTGACACGTCTGCAGGCAACACCCAGTCGGCAGTCAACTACATGCTCTCTGTAGGTTTCCAGCCGAGCCCTCCCCGCGGGTATACGTACTGATACGCAAACAGGAAATCGTAGTCTTCAATCTCGACTTCCCGTCAGACGCTTCGAGCGTCAAATTCCGAGCCGTGCAGTGGGTGGCGACCGAAATACTGCTCGCCTTGGCCGCAATTTGGAACCTCTTGCCCCGTCAGTCATTTCACGCCCTGCTCGAGGACCATGTTTATATACTGACAGCCGCAGCGCGATACTTCAAGTGGATCTTTTACCTGTCCACGTCGTCCGTCATAGTAGACTTTGTATTGAACATGGTCTGGCTTCCCATTGCCACCTCCAAAACATATGGCTTCCGTTCTGCACACGACGCATTCATGACCACGTATAATGGGACAGGAGCTCCAGCAGGGTGGAACTGGTGTCTGTCTTACCTAGCTACTGCTGGTATTTTGATCGGCTTCGACGCGtccggccatgttgccgaaGAGACTCGGAATGCAAGCATGTCAGCAGCCAGGGGAATCTTCTGGAGCACAGTCGTCAGCGGAGTCGGCGGCTTCGTGGTTGTCATTCTGTTCCTATTCTGCGTGGTGAGTTTCTATATCCGCCTCTAGGAATCAGATGGCACTTGCTGACGAGTTTCCCAACAGCCGTCGTCGGACGTGTTTTTTAGCTTTGGCGGCGCGCAACCGTTTGTGCCATTGTATGCGGCCATTCTCGGTGACGGCGGACACATTTTGATGAACATCGTCTGCATTGTTGCTCTTTGGTTTGTAAGTTGAGCCACGGAAGTGCCAAAATATCAAGAAGAATCTAACAAGCTGCTCTAGAACACCGCCATAGCCGTCCTCGCTGCATCACGGCTCGTGTTCGCCGTTGCCCGCGACGGCGTATTGCCATTCTCACCTTGGGTATCCCAAGTAGTCGACGGGCAACCACGAAACGCCGTCATTGTCGTTTGGGCTGTGGCGTCCATCATCACCTGCACCATACTGCCGTCTTCGGTAGCGTTCACGTCTCTGGTCTCCGCTGCTGGCGTACCGTCTGCCGCGGCGTACGGGCTCATTTGCATTGGCCGGCTGTTTCTTACGCCTAACAATTTCCCCAGGGCTGCTTGGAGTCTGGGGCGCCTTAGCAAACCCTTCCAGGCCATTGCTATTCTATGGAACGGATGGGTGGTCGCTGTGCTTTACTCGCCGTATACGTTCCCCGTGTCCGCCGCTACATTCAACTATGCACCAGTCATTATGGGTATTGTCACCatctttgctttgctttcGTGGTGGTTTATCCCGGCAGAGCGGTGGCTGCCCAGCGAGCGAATTCAGCAAACACTCGATGCAAAGACGCCAGGTAGCCAGCAGAGTTTTTCAGAGGATCATATAAATCCAAAATAGTACGAGTGTGTTTATTGTAAATGCTTGCCAACATTCACGGATTGGGTTTCAACTAGCCATGAAATATACATCTTCAACATGGTACACAGGCATTGCATGCCTGATCACTACTTTGCCTCAATCATTGTCACCACCtatattactccgtacaaccaCTTCACTCAAGCTATCTTTATTCCTACCATTACATCTAACACCGAGATAGTTCATGCTATTATCACCTTTCCTTGCTGGAATATCAAGCGGTTTCCCTTGCAAGCCGTCCAGCTACTGTTTCCCCTACATCCTGGGCACTCCATTCGTACCGGTCAAATACTCACTGTATAATCAAAGTAAAATGGTCCTTCAAATGTGTGGTATTACAAAAACAGTAAATACAGCGGGAGGCAGAAGCCTTTATCCAGATCAGGCACCCTGCTATCGCGAACATACCACAACGTCCCGGTGGGTAAATACATTCCGCCATAGACTCGAACCGTCATAAAACTACAATGTCAGCACCTTGCCAACAAGACTTCATTCCCAGCAACTTCGTCCTCCGTCGCTCGAACCCCCGTCCCCAACCGTCTCACATCCATCACATGGCCTGCTTCTCAGGCTGATCATAGGAAGCACTCTCTACCTGTAGGGACCGGCCACACCTGCTACAGAACCTGTCCTGCATGCCGCACTGCTTTCCACAGCAAGAGCAGAAGCATATGCCCGACTCGGCCGCAGACGTACTCCGGGGCCGTTGCGGAACAGCCCCCGGCTGGAGGTACGCCCCAGACCCAGATGCGTACTCATCACCGGCCATGTACATCGGAGGAGGACCGGGCGCAGGTTGCGCAATGGCCGGAGCAGGCTGCGCAATAGCCGGAGCAGGAGAGCCCTGCTGGGCGCCTTGGCTCGCTTTTTGTTTCGCCAGGGCCTCGTTCACGGCTTGGTCGATGGCCTGTTGGTTCCTGGCCTGCTCCCTCTCTTCCTGGTTTCGTCGGAACTCGTATTCTTGTTGCATTTGAAACTGTCTCTGTGCCTCCATCTCGGACTGTTTCCTCGCCCCGTGCCTCGAGGCGACGGTGGCTGTTCCTGCGACAACAGCGGCCGTAAGGAACGGGGtgcgtcttcttcttccgaaCATTGCGTAATGGCAAGTGGCAATAGATGCGACGGATGAATTGCTGTACTTGTGGATTTTTGTGAGTGGCACTGCTGTCACAGTAGCCTTGTGCTTGAGTTTTGACGCGCTGGATCGACTTCGCTGGATGACTTGCGACGCAGCTACAAATGCTTTGCTATGCGCAGTGTTGACGGCTTTCCGGTGATACTTTTTTGTCTTGATAAATACCGTCAATGAGCCTGGCGCCGGCCTACTTATAACTTGCTATAATTGACCTGGGGTAGCGGAGAAATGAACCCAGTTGACGGCTTCAGCGGCACAAACGGCTTACGCCACGCCAGGCTGGTCTGAACTTTAATTTCACCAAGCCACCACATAGGCGGTATGGACAGCGGGCCAGTTCAAAATGAACATGCCCAATGTTGGTTTTGTATCGTAGATGGAGGCGCCTGATCAAGCATGCCTTGAATAGTGCGAAAGCTGAACGACGTTGCCATGGTCAGCGCCTTGCAGGCCTCCGGATGTTGTCAAACACAATGCCGCAAGTAGCTCATCTTTGGTAACGATAGTATCATGAGAATGGCTGACGTGGCTTCTCGCAACACCAGTTAGATGTGGCAGAAtatggcggcggctgcgccTCTGCATAAGACCACCACTAGTCCCGCCCAAAGCCACCGCGCGAGGCCCAAGGTTGTCAAATGCTTGGCAGGCGTTGAATGTCCGTATACGAAACAGCCTGAAAGTATGCCTACGGAGAGTCGGGGTTAGTCATTTCTCCGCCGATGGCTTACTACTCTACCAAGATTGAGTAATAACGATAGAATGTCAGCCGCTGCTATGGAAGCAAGATGCAGAACAAATCGAGAGAACAAAATTGCAACATATAAACATTTTTTATGATTACTACAACTTACTGTACTCTTTCGCGTTTATTAATAGTTCCGAGGTTTGATTGTGGTGCTCTCCAGTCAGATGCTCATATTCGCATATGATTCCTCCCATGTATAGAGTCCCGAGCCTACATATGCCTCTTCTAAACAGACTAGGTTCTTTAATATACTCCTCTTCTTAACTAGCATTCTGTTCCAGAAACAGCATATATAGTCCAAGCGCCATATTCGTCGCAGTCGAAGCAGGAACGTACGCAATGCTAGCCTTACTTCACGAGGATGGCTTTTTGGAGAATCTCTAAGATGTATAGGCAAGTGTGGCAGCGGGAATGTGGCCGTATAAAATTACCCCTACTAAAATACTGCTCCCATCAGAGATTCTCCTCTAAACCGGAACCAACAGCCCTTGCATGCCGTGTTTGCTAAGCAAGAACCAGGCTATTCACGCTTCCCGCCATTCCTTATCGTCCTAATGCGGGTGGGTGAGGACGGCAACTCCATGAGAGGGGccgaggccatcatgaccaacAGATCTGACGTTGCAGGCGGGACAACGAAGCGTAAGGACCAACAAATGCCTcatattattattgaatCGCTTTAGGCAAGTCAAAAAAAGGTACCAGACACACTGCTTTTGAGAGCAACACGGGTTTATTTTCTTTAAAGAATAAAGTGCATTCTACCATCATGTCCAGAACCCGTATCAGACTTGAGCTGGGTGGGAACGAGTGGTGGTGTGGTTGCTCTGCAGCAATACCATTTCCCAGAGCATGACATGAGCAGTAATTGTAACTAGTCTCTCGGACCTCTGTGTCGAgtataaaaactaaatataCTCTGCAAGAACCTCCCTCAGCTGATCGACCGTCAGGTGCGCCAAACCCGGATTCGTCGCGCTTTCATCACCTAGAGGCAGCAGAACCCTATCAATAACATGCACCGCTCCATTCATCGCACAGTGATCTTGAGAAGTGACCCTAGCAAACTGATTGACCAGCATAGAGACGAGTCCTCTGAACCGATAAAAGGCCACAGTCACGCAAAAGGCTCCGCCTTGCCTATCGCTCGCCAGCGACGCAAAGGTATAACAAACCTTGCCTTTAATCTTCCTCGGCACATGAGACGAGCCCCATCTCTCTTCCGTGTCGTTCTTCGGCCAGATTAAGTTGCAAAAGACGGTAACCTGAGGCAAGATGTGCAGCTTCAGCAGCGCAAGCATATAGGGACGGCCCTGTTCCGTCTTGGACAGGAAGTTCACGACGTCGCTGCCAAGCTCGTCAAAGGCCTCGTCAGAGGGCAGAACCAGGGTCTGTGCCTGCGTAGTCGAAATGAGCTCTTCATGGCTGAGCTGACGGATCGCCTCTGATGCAAAGCAAAGGTCTCGCCTGCCCTGCACGACAGAGTCGACTGATGGAGGTGGTGGACACGGCCGTTGAATGAGGTGAGCAATTCCGTTTCGTGCCACCATGTTGCTCTTGACGATGCGGTTGCATCTGTTGATCCACCAGCCAGAGGAAGCAAATGAGGATTGAAGCACGGGTTTCCTGTTGGATGCTCCCGTCCTCAGTAATGTAGGCAGATTCGGCCAGTCTTTGAGAGCTGTCGTGCTGAGGTAGTGAGGGGAAATATGCATTGCCAGCATGTTTTCATGGCACTGCATCTTGTCGCTTTCGGTCCAGCCGGCGTCTACTGGGACGAAAACGGTGTATTCGCCATTTGTTGTGCTCTGCAACAGCGTGAGCAGGTCATGATGCTTCTTGAGGCGCTCCACGAAGTTGTTTGACGCGGGTTCCGactcgagcagctcgaggagaGTCAGGTGGTCTCTAGAGTAGTCCATGGAGACTGTGGGAGCCTCCCCGTCCAGCCGGTTGTAAAGCCGTTCTAGCTCGTCGAGTTCCAGCGGTAATGTCGACTGCTGCTCCATGATGCAAGACTCGTAGTAAAGAGTGGAATGAAAAGGTAGGCGGTTCAGGGTATTGATGATATATATTTGCTCCAATGGACAAGGTCACTGAGTGGCTTTGAGCTGGCGAGTTGGTTGAACTGCTTGGTGCAGCACGCCTCATGCAGAACCAAAGGTAAGCCTTACTGGAAATGGCAACTGCGACTTTtgttgtctggtgtttgCATCGAGCAGGGCAAATGTCATGGCATACCCAACAACAGGGGCGGCCTATCTCCAAGGCTGACCATCTCCAACATGAGGCAGTGAAACCATAGTTGGGGCTGCGCGTAATATCATCATGGTAGTATGTTTAAAGGGtaaaataaagaaagaaagaaaaagggttttaaataacttacaTCAAGGGAGCAAAGGGCCTTCAAGCATGCCCGTTCGGGTTCCTCGGCTGTATGGTATATCTACGTCGATGCTGAACAAAGTGTGACAAAGCTGCTATGTTGGCTGCAGTTACGACAAGTTAACGCAGGGATATTGCAGTcaattgacatcaattgatgccttTGGCCTCCATAGCcccaacaacaccagacatgccgCATACATCATGACCTGCATATATGGGGCGAGGTgtgggaacattgaatactcGCCGTTGCATGACCAGGGGACGCCTGGCAGCTCCGAGACTAGCCAGGCATCGGCAAACTGTGGAAACATCAATTAAATTGACATTAATTAATAACTTGCCAAGGCCCCAGTTGAACACTCGACAGATGCTCCAACCAAGAACCCCCAAACCAGCGCAGAGAAGCACCTCCCCGTCTCACAGAGGGCCCCGGAATCTCGTACCCTGTTCGCCATCACGCATCGACACTACACCTCCCCCCCATCGCCAAATGGACGTCCCCGGATTCGCACTCGTCACCGGAGCAGCGTCCGGCATCGGCAAAGCATGCGCCcgcgcctttgccgtcgaggGCGCCGCCGGGGTCGCCCTCCTCGACAGATCCGAGCAGGCCCTCCTAACAGCCAAGACAGAGGTTGCCGCAGAACTCGCAGCACGCCAGACAGACCGGCAATGCCACCTGTTGacgctcgtcgtcgacgtcacCGATGAGGAGCAAGTGAGCAAGGCCGTCCAGGAGGCAGCCGCGGCGTTCGGCAGGCTCGACTACGTCGTCAACGCCGCGGGCGTGACGGTCAGGCACGACGAGGGCGCCGCGTTTGCCGACACCAGCGACTGGGACCGCGTCATGGGCGTCAACCTCAACGGCAGCCTGTTCGTCCTCAGGGCCGCCGCGCAGATCATGCTCAAGCAGGAGCCGATACGgtccgccgtcgacggccgcCCGCTGCAGCGAGGCTCCATTGTCAATCTGGCGTCGGTcctgggcctcgtcgccgtacCGCGGTACGCGGCGTACACGGCGTCCAAGCATGCCGTCATTGGGCTCACTAAGTCGGCTTCGTTGGACTACGCCAAGGATGGGCTGCGCATCAATGCCATGTGTCCGGGGTACACGGAGACGCCGATGGTGGCTACACCGGAACTCCAaaaggccgtcgaggagacTGTGCGCGCGTCGGTGCCGATGAATCGCATGGGACAGCCGGGGGAGATTGCGGATGGCGTCTTGTTCCTTGCTGGTGGGAGAAGTTCGTTTATTACTGGCACGGCGCTCTTGACCGACGGGGGCTTGACGGCAAGGTGATGCCCGTGGTTCTTTTCAGCCGTGCGACATGAGTTGGGCGGCGGTGGGATATGATCTGCAGGGTTTGCATCAGAATACATGATTGCGCATGTAATTTAAGCTGTAGAAAGTGAATTGTTTATAACATGTCCCTGTGGTATGCAATCTTCAGGTCCGCGACTCTTTCATACTCTTTTCCTGGCCAACTTGTTCATCTCGCATCCCATCATATAGTTCGGTAACCCTCACTTTGCAGAGTCGTCTGCAGTCCAAGCCTTCTCGACATACGCCTCCACATCAGCGAGCAGTGCGCGTGGTTTCTCCATGGCCTGAATATCGTTAGTGCCTACTCACACACGAAgccgtcgccgtcaaagTGTGCACTCACTGGAAAGTGGCCGCCCTGCGCATGTTGGTTGAACGACACCAGACGGCAGCTCAGATCCGCCCAAGTTTTGGGAACAGGGAAAATCTCCTTGGCGAAAAGGGAATAGCCGCACGGCTTTTCGACGTACGGAAGTTGCAGCGCCGTCATCTTGCTGACCTGGTCATCGACTCGTCAGCACTCATCAAATCTGTTCAGACAAGCTGGTACATACCACGCTGGTTCTCGCAATCTTTGGCTTGTCATGTGCGCCGGCCAACTACAAGACACAGTCAGCTTCCACTCGAATACTACCAGGACCAAGGGCACATACCCCGCGACTATGATACATGGTTCGAGGAAATGTATCCGTCATCCAGTACAGCGTCACACTTTCCAGGATCTTGTCGAGCGGGAAATCGCCATCTGTCCACGCCAGGAATTTCTCACCAATCCTATGCTCGCCGTTAGCAAGTGCTTACGATGCCAAAATTgtgcaaaaagaaaaaaggagTATGCCTCACCAGCTAAGCAATGCCAAAGGACTAGCACTCAGTGCCAGTCCAACAGTCGCCGGGCGCTGCCCCTGCTGCAACATGAATCCGCTCGCAGTGTCAATATGCTCCAGCGCCCTTTGCAACGCCTGcttctcgtcctcgctgcGTGGGGGGTTCTCATCCAGCGCCGGCGCGCCCATCATGTTGACATGCATCCCCTTGCACTCGGCGTACCGCAGCGCCATGATCCTGCTCACAAAACTGCCCAGGTCGCCACCGTGGACCAAGTATCCAGACccaaagcccaagcccaTCATGAGGCTGTGCATCGCCCCGGCCGCCAGGTCGATGCCGTAATCTACATCCGGGGGCAGGCTGGAATAGGCGTACCCCGGCAGCGAGGGCACGACAACGTGGTACGGCAAGTCT is part of the Metarhizium brunneum chromosome 4, complete sequence genome and harbors:
- the fabG_1 gene encoding 3-oxoacyl-[acyl-carrier-protein] reductase FabG — encoded protein: MDVPGFALVTGAASGIGKACARAFAVEGAAGVALLDRSEQALLTAKTEVAAELAARQTDRQCHLLTLVVDVTDEEQVSKAVQEAAAAFGRLDYVVNAAGVTVRHDEGAAFADTSDWDRVMGVNLNGSLFVLRAAAQIMLKQEPIRSAVDGRPLQRGSIVNLASVLGLVAVPRYAAYTASKHAVIGLTKSASLDYAKDGLRINAMCPGYTETPMVATPELQKAVEETVRASVPMNRMGQPGEIADGVLFLAGGRSSFITGTALLTDGGLTAR
- the thi9 gene encoding Thiamine transporter thi9; translated protein: MAAEGIQARHAHAGTVNNSCDPEQEMTADSRILESLGYKPVLHRTFNLFHNFATTFAALYFIGGVRVTFSTGIAAGGNLAYWYSHQPSYKNVSNGINRTSFIVTCVFTFITAAVIAEICSSLPLAGSIYLWAAEAGGPRFGRLFGFVVAWWSTTAWTTFCASNTQSAVNYMLSEIVVFNLDFPSDASSVKFRAVQWVATEILLALAAIWNLLPPRYFKWIFYLSTSSVIVDFVLNMVWLPIATSKTYGFRSAHDAFMTTYNGTGAPAGWNWCLSYLATAGILIGFDASGHVAEETRNASMSAARGIFWSTVVSGVGGFVVVILFLFCVPSSDVFFSFGGAQPFVPLYAAILGDGGHILMNIVCIVALWFNTAIAVLAASRLVFAVARDGVLPFSPWVSQVVDGQPRNAVIVVWAVASIITCTILPSSVAFTSLVSAAGVPSAAAYGLICIGRLFLTPNNFPRAAWSLGRLSKPFQAIAILWNGWVVAVLYSPYTFPVSAATFNYAPVIMGIVTIFALLSWWFIPAERWLPSERIQQTLDAKTPGSQQSFSEDHINPK